DNA from Aggregatimonas sangjinii:
CGCAATACCATTAATGGTTTTCAAGATCTGTATGAAGATCTGGACAGTGCCAGCCAGATTTACAATGATGTGAACACCTATGCAAAGGCCAACAGCATGTGGCGAGGTGGAGCCTGCGGGATCATCAAGATCGATAAAAATGCCGACGTACGGGTGATGACCGGACTGGCAAGCATCGCTGCGGTACATGCGCTTTATGTTGATGACGGCGGAGATCCGATCAGCCTGGATTGGCTAGGTGTTCCCGCGATGACGAATATTACCATGTCGCCAAAGGACTATGGGGATCCTACCGATTTGCCCAGCAACGTAAGCATCGCCAAACAAATTGCCAATGACGTCTTGGGTGAATTTGAAAAATTAATCGCCTTTGCCGATGCCGTTACTGCGGCTGCCGACGGATACAAGGATGCCGTACAGGATCAGCTCTATTTACAACATCCGATCTTGAATAGCATTAAGGAGAATATAACACGAACCATAAACACATTGCCGCCAAGTGGGGCCATTGCAGGTATTTATGCCAAAGTCGATAACACCAGGGGAGTTTGGAAAGCGCCGGCGAACGTAAGTCTCAATTCGGTGAGCAAACCTTCGGTAGTGATCAGTCATGAAGACCAAGCCAATATAAACGTCGATGCCGTTGCCGGAAAATCGATCAATGCCATCCGGACGTTTATTGGCAAAGGACCGTTGGTATGGGGTGCCAGAACGTTGGCCGGTAACGACAACGAATGGCGGTACATCAGTGTGAGGCGCTTCTTTAATATGGTCGAGGAAAGTTGTAAAAAGGCAACGGAACCTTTCGTCTTCGAGCCAAACGATGCCAACACTTGGATCAAAGTGCAGACGATGATCGAGAATTTTTTGACCCTTCAATGGCGGCAGGGCGCACTTCAAGGTGCCAAGCCCGAACACGCATTCTACGTTGCGGTCGGTCTGGGCAAAACAATGAGCGCACAGGACATACTCGAAGGCAGGATGATCGTCGAAATCGGAATGGCCGTGGTACGCCCTGCGGAGTTCATCATCCTTCAATTCTCTCATAAACTGGCAGAATCGTAGTCAAATAACGGTCAAAAAAATACAATAATTTATAACTAAAAATAGCATCATGGAGACATATCCGCTAACAAAATTTCACTTCAGAGTTGATTGGAACGGCAATAAAATCGGTTTCACAGAGGTCACCGGTCTCGATTTTCAGGTAGAACCCATCGAGTACAGGGAGGGAAGTAGTCCGGAATACCATAAAATAAAAATGCCGGGAATGCACAAGTTCAGTAACGTCACCTTGAAACGGGGCACCTACAGTGGGGATATCGATTTTTACAATTGGATGAAAACCATCAACCTTACTACCGTAGAGCGACGGGACATTACGATAAGTCTATTGAACGAAGAGCATGAGCCTGTGATGACCTGGGGCATTAAAAACGCTTTTCCGATCAAAGTGCAGGCCAGCGATTTTAAGGCCGACGGAAATGAGATTGCCGTAGAAACCTTGGAATTGGCCCACGAAGGCCTAAAGATCGTTGAATAGGCAAACCCTTTAAATACAGATTGTGGCTGCAATTGATCATCATACCGCTGGGGGGTATTATCCACCAGTAGGCTTTCATTTTAAGGTAGAGTTTATCAGCGTCGGGAACGATAATGATGTGCGCTTCCAAAGTGTGGGGGGCCTAAGTATGGAGTTGGAGGTAGAGAACATCAAAGAGGGTGGCCAAAACCTGTTCGAATATAAACTCCCTGGGAGAAGCAAGTTCTCCGATCTCAATTTAAAGAGGGGGTTGCTCCTCGACTCCGAGCTAATCAAATGGATCAAGGATGCCCTGTACAATAGGGATTTCAAGCCGGCTAATATGAACATTAGCCTTTTGAACAGCGATCATGAACCGCTTTTGACCTGGCAAGTATTCAATGCTTGGCCTAGAAAATGGAGCGTCAGCGATCTCAATGCCACGGAGAATTCAATCATGGTGGAAACGCTCGAGATCGCCTACACGTATTTTACCGTTAAAAAAGGATAATATGGCGCTCAACATCAATCATTTAAAGGTGAGTATTTCGGTGAACCAGCCCAAATCCGAAGGAGGGGAAGGAAGCAGTACACCGGCTTCGGAGCAAGGTGCCAAAAAAACGGATCCAGACAAACTATCACAGGATGTAATAGAACAGCTACTGCAGATCATAAACAATAAAAGCGAAAGATAATGGCGTTAGGGGAGGTCGAAAAGTTAGAGATCCATGTGTATACCAGTGCCGACTACAGCGAAGATTCCTTGGTCAAATCGATAAAGGCCATGCTCAATCCCGAAACCTATACCTTGGATTATAAGGTAGAGTTTCAAGATGGCCAAGGCCAGGGTACCAGTGGGTCCCAGCAGAAATTTACCGTCACAAATCCCGAACAATTCGATTTTGAACTGTTGATGGATAGTACGGGCATCATCGACGGAAATCCTAGGGATTCGGTTGAGGAAGAGGTCAACGAACTAAGAGATCTGCTGATAAAGTATGAAGGGGAAATTCATGAGCCAAGGCACTTTATTATTGTTTGGGGTGGACATTTGTTCAAAGGGCGCTGTACAGGTCTAAACATCAACTACAAGTTGTTCAATCCAGACGGCACCCCGATCAGGGCCATTTGCAAGGCAAGTTTTAAGGGAAGCATAGAAGATAGGGAACGCGTGGCAAAGGAACGACGTTCTTCTCCCGACCTGACCCATTTTCGCCTTATAAAATCCGGAGACACCTTGCCCTTGTTGTGCTATAAGATTTATGGAAGTTCTGCCTATTATGTACAAGTGGCACTTGCCAACAAACTATCGACTTTTAGAAACCTGGAGCCCGGAACGGAAATCTTTTTTCCGCCCATTGAAAAAAATACACCTGTTGCATGAGCGAAGTAAACACCATACCAAGTACCAAGCCGAAATCGGTTTCCACTTTTACCATACTAGTGGATGGAAACAAATTATCCGATGAGTTCACGATAATGAGCATCGTGGTCCAAAAGGAAATTAACAGCATTACCAAAGCAACTATCCTCCTTCAGGACGGGTCTGCGGCCGAACAGGGATTTCCCTCCAGTAATGCCGAGGAACTTATTCCGGGTAAGTCCATTGAGATACAGGCAGGATACCAAACCGATGAAGAGTCTATTTTCAAGGGCATAACGATCAAACACAGTATCAAGGTCCGAAAAAATGTATCGGTGCTAGTGGTAGAATGTCGCCATGAAGCCATTAAAATGACCACGAAGCTAAAAAACAACTATTTCCATGAAATGAAGGACGATGAAATTGCGGATCAACTTTGCCGGGATCATGGCTTAAGTCTTGAAAGCGAAGCCACCGAGCTGACACATAAGGAAATGGTGCAATTCAACTGTACCGATTGGGATTTTATGGCCTGTCGTGCAGAGGAGAATGGCTATTGGATTACCACTACCGAGGGTACAAAACTCACTTTTAAAAAGCCCGATTTCTCACAAGCGCCCGTACTGTCCTTGGCCTATGGTTCTACCATTAAGGAATTGGACGCGGAAATCGATGCCAGGCATCAATTCGAAGCGCTAAAGTCGGTGAGTTGGAGTCCGGCCGAACAGGAGGCGATACAAAGTGAGGGCGCAAATCCGGAAGTTCCGGCGGCGGGTAACATAGCCGCTACCGAGTTGGCGGCAACCACCGCAAATAGCGAACTGGAAATCAGGCATACCGCCTTACAGGAATCGGAATTACAACTTTGGGCGAACAGTATTTTACAAAAACAACGCCTTGCAAAAATAAGGGGCAAACTAAAGATAGATGGCATTCATTCTCCATCACCCGGCCAGTTGATAGAACTGCAAAATGTTGGGGAACGCTTTGATGGCAAGGTCATGGTATCGGGGGTACGGCATCACATCGAGAAGGGCAAGTGGGAGACTTTTATTCAATTCGGGGAATCTACCGTGGCCTTTGCGGAAAAATTTGAATTGGAACAGCCGCTGGCCTCCGGCCTACTACCTGCCGCCCAAGGTTTGCAAATCGGGATAGTCACCAACCTTGAAGACCCGGATGGGGAAGAACGGGTACAGGTCCGGCTGCCCATGGTCCATGATAGCGATGAGGGTGCCTGGATGCGACTTTGTTCCCTGGATGCCGGCGAAAACAGGGGCTGGGTTTCCCGCCCGGAAATCGGCGATGAGGTTATCGTCGGATTCCTGAATGCTGATCCCCGATTCGGGGTCATCCTAGGGAAAGTGCACAGCAGTAAGAATACGGCGCCCTTTGCGGCGGCAAACGATAATCACGAAAAAGGTTTTCAGTCCCGGGAAGAACTAAAAATGGTATTCGATGACGAGAAAAAGTCAATTTCATTCGAGACCCCCGGGGGACATAAATTTATTATGAACGACGATGACGCTAGCATCACGCTGGAAGATAGCAACGGAAATACAATGGTGATGGACAGCGATGGTATTACGATAGAAAGTATAAAGGATGTAAAGGTAAACGCTTCCGTAGACCTCAAAATGGAGACCGGTGCCAATGCCGAAATCAAAGGTGGGGCCATGGCTAAAATGGAAGGAAGCGCAGGAGCCGAACTTTCTTCAGGAGGTTCGACAACGGTAAAGGGAAGTATGCTACAATTAAATTAAAAAATATGGGAGCACCAGCAGCACGAATCGGGGATTTTCATGTTTGCCCAATGGTAACGGGCACCGTACCTCATGTAGGTGGCCCGGTGTCAATGGGCGCGGCCACCGTAATGATTGCTGGAATGCCTGCAGCGAGGGTTGGCGATATGTGCACCTGTGTCGGTCCCCCGGATACGATTGCGGCAGGCTCGGCCACGGTGATGATCGAGGGAATGCCCGCGGCACGCATGGGGGATTCCACGGCACATGGAGGAACCATTGTTGTAGGTGCGCCAACAGTTTTAATCGGATAAAAACAAAGCGATGGAAAAGGCAAAAGCATTTATTGGAATGGGCTGGAGTTTCCCTCCGGACTTTAACCGCGAAACCGGACAAGTGGAGATTACCGAATTGTATGACGATATCCAAAAAAGCCTAGAGATTTTACTGACTACGAGGCCCGGCGAACGTGTAATGCAACCGAAATATGGCTGTCATATGGAACCGCTCCTGTTCGAGTCGTTAAATACCGGCGCCAAGACCATGATCAAAGAACGCATACGAACGTCGATCCTCTTTTTTGAACCGCGTATCGAGGCCAAGAAAATCACCTTGGACGATTCCAGACAAAACGAGGGCGTATTGCTGATTAGCTTGGAATACATCGTAAGTGCAACCAATAGCAGGTTCAATTTTGTATTCCCCTATTACAGTGAGGAAGCTACCGAAATGAATATACTAACAACGAACCATCCTTTAGCAGTGTAAGATGAGTGATTGTTCCGAAAATAAAAACCCATTGGTCAGAAATGGCACGAGCCAAGGACAAAGAGCGTTGGCAAAGCTCAGTCCAACCTCGGTGGAAATTGTCGACAAAGCCACCGAGGATTGGATGGTGTGGGCGGGTAAGTTTTCCGACCATATTCGCTATACGGCATTGAACAATGCGCCCGTTGGGACCATGAAGCCTTTTTTTTCGGCAAATGTCAGCGCGCAGCTTGCCTTGGTGGCGAGCTATCCCCCGGAAAAATTATCAAAATACATCAGGGAGGTATTGGTACGTATAGAAACCAAGGATACCGCCCTTAAACAGGAATTTACAACGCTTTTCGATATCATTTTTTCCTATTTTACCTTGGTAGATAGGCTGTTCAAGACCACCCGGGCCGATACGGAATACAACAGTATTTTGCTGTATCACATACAGGCCAAATTACTGCCATTGGAAGCCAGAACCTTTGCATATTACAAGGCATCATTGGAAGGAACGCCTGCACAGCGTTTGATAGTCGAAAGTACACCCACCGACTTGGACATTTTTCATGAGGCCTTAAACGGTCACGAAGATTTTATAGCCTCGGGCTTATCCGATCTTGAAGAAAAAAGATACCCGGCTACTTCCGATTTTGACACCTACTATAGTGCAATATCATCCGATTCTACCATTTTTGGTGGCTTGAGCGGTTTCAAGAACAGAATAAAATACATCGCGCAACATAATTTCTTTACCAGCATATTGGATGAAATTAGTGCCTCGGCCACATTTATCACCAAACATTCCCAAAAATACCTTGGCAAGTATCTAACGGATTGGCCCGACCACCAACCCAATTACGCCCTATATCTGACATGGCTTCAGCTGCTGGACGATACAAAAGCACATGTAAATGAGCTTACCGGAAGGCATCTGGATTTTTATTACAAAAACGTTTTACGCCTAAGACCCCTAGATCAGTCTCCCGATACCGCTTTTTTGGTATCGGAACTCAACAAGGTTACCTCGTACTATGCCCTAAAGGATGATACCTCGTTCATGGGGCCAAAAGATGAGGACGGGAATAGCATCACCTATGAAAGCATTCGGGAAACCGTCCTCAACAAGGCATCGATCAAACACCTGGCTGCCCTGTACTATGGCGGTGAAGATGACACGATCGGCAGTCAAATAAACAAGGGGCGCCTGTTCGCATCCCCTATCATCAACAGTGCGGATGGACTGGGCGAAGAACTCCCGAAAGAGGTAATCTCCTGGCATCCTTTCCATACAAAAACGTATGCAAATGCAGCGCTGTCCGATATCAATATGCCAAGGGCCGAGATAGGATTCGCCATTGCATCCCATTATCTAAGGTTAAAGGAAGGCCTAAGGCAAATCACGCTGACACTTACCTTGAGCAGGTCCATTATTCTGGATGCTGCCGAATACAAGGCCTATATCACCACTGAAAAAGAGTGGTTGGCATTAGATACGATCACTACGGAACATCCGAATGGGGCTTTAAGCAAAATGCAGTTCAAGCTAACCGTTCCCGCCGATAAAGACCCCGTGGTCGCCTATAACCAGGAAGTACATTTGGGGAGTCTTACGGCAACCGAACCGGTATTGAAAATTATTTTGGAGCATCAAGATACGGTTGAATTCAAGTACGATATCCTGAGCAGCGCCACCCTTTATAATATAGCCCTAAAGGTCAGTGTTGGTGAAATCGCCGGCGCCTACAATGAAAATGGGATAAAGAATTTGGAACTGCACAATGATGCCAGCCCCTTAAACCCGTCAAAACCGTTTCATCCATGGGGGGCCGAGCCTACGATTGGCAACTCCTTTATTATTGGCAGTGACGAGATTTTTTACAAAAAAGGAGCAAAACTGCAATTGAATTTCAAATGGAAGGATTTGCCCGAAGACGATGCCAGTATTGATTTTGATAACTATGAAGGAGTGTGGTGGTATCCTGTGCCTTATAACTCCAACAACAGTGTTTCGGGAGCAGGAATTCCACAAGTTGAAATTCTAAAGCTAAGCAAGAATAGATGGGAACAGGTAAAAGCTGATGAGCCTGTATTTAGTGCTAGTTCCGGCTCCCCTATCATTAACGAGGTGGGTTTTGTGTTGAATCTGTCCACAAACGACCATAGAGAACTATTTCTTGCGAAGGACAAGGCATGGAAAAGCTATGCAGCGGATGTAAACAAAGGATTCATCAAACTAAAGTTAAACCATGATTTTGGTCATCGCGACTATTACAACGCTCTTCAGAGTTATTTTAAGCTTAATTATTCCTATCATACCGCTCCCATTTATCCCTACCAACCAACTCTTGACTCTTTCAGTATAAGCTATGAGGCAAGTTGTAATCTTCTTATGTATACCACCAGCGCCAATACCTTTACCGAAAGGCCTTTGGCATTTTTTCATATAGGACCCTTTGGGGATAGCGAACAGCACAGGGTTTTGCAAAAGAGCACCCCTAAACTCGTCAGCAAACTTATCAGGAGTGCAACCGGGGCGTTCAAGGCCCAAGGCAGTCTTTTTATAGGGCTGGAGCATTTGCTGCCCGGAGATACCCAATCCGTTTTGTTTCAAGTGCAAGAGGGCAGTGAAGATCCGCTTTTAGACAAGCCCGACGCGCATTTGAAATGGGAATACCTAACCGCCCACAATGTTTGGAAAACCTTTGATGACGATGGGGTCGGTGATAACACAAGTGGCTTAATAGAATCCGGCATTATTAATTTCATTATACCAAAAGATGCAAGCCTGGTCCATACCGCTTTTGAGAACAATCTGATATGGATACGGTGTTCGGTACAGGAAGCACCCGATGCCGTTGCCAAGATTATCGGTATCCATCCCAACGCCGTAGCGGTAAAAAGGGCCATTCCGGAAGATACGGAGTATGAAAGCATGCTTACGGCCGCAGGGGAAATCAAGAAACTTCAGGAACCCGATGCCAGGATAAAAAAAATCGAGCAGCCTTATTCCAGTTTTGACGGCAAGCCCACAGAAGGAGACGAGGCCTTTTACTTAAGAGCCTCGGAACGCTTGCGCCATAAAGACCGGGCAATCACCATCTGGGATATTGAACGCCTGGTACTACAGGCCTTTCCAGAAATCTATAAGGCAAAATGCCTCAATCATACCAAAATAGAAGGTTCCTTGAGTGAAGGGGATCTGGTTTATAACGAGATTGCTCCCGGCCACATTGTTGTGATTACCATCCCGAATTTGGCCAACAGGAACGACATAGACCCCTTGAAGCCCTACACGAAAAAGAGCACCTTAAAAGCCATCAAGGATTTCTTGGGAGAGCGGACTTCCTGCCAGGTAACCCTGCATACCGCCCAACCCGATTTTGAGGAGGTGAAGGTAAAATGCACCATCACCCTTCGGGATGACTTCCCGGATGTCAATTATTACAAGGAAGTAATTCAGCACGACATTATGAACTTTTTAAGTCCTTGGGCCTTTAGCTCGGACACCGATCTTAATTTTGGTGGACGTATCCACCAATCCGTTCTCATCGATTTTATCGAAGAATTGCCGTATGTGGATTTCTTAACGGATTTTGAATTGATGCACCTTACCTCCGATGGCACGACCACCAAGGTAGATGAGGCCATTGCATCTACCGGAAGATCGATTCTCGTATCCGTCCCCGCCTTGGAACACCAATTAACCGTATTGCTGAACGAACCTGAAGAACTTTTAGAGATCAATTGTTTTGATGAATAAGCATGTCACCATATTAAAAAATCCTGAGTTTAGGGAGAGCGAAAACTACGACGCGCTTCGAAAAAAAGGAATCGACTTTATTGAAAAATTGGGCAGCACCTACTGGACCGATTACAATATTCACGATCCGGGTATTACCTTATTAGAACTGCTCTGCTTTGCCCAGACCGAAGTCGGTTTTAAGCTCGGCTTTTCGATTGAGGACCTCATTGCGTATAGAACGGATCAAGAAGTAAATTGGGACGATCAGTGCTTTTACACGGCCCGGGAAATATTGACCATCAATCCATTTACGGATAACGACTGGCGCAAAGCGGTAATCGACCAACAGGGAATTGCGAATGCCTGGATGCAATGTACCCCTTGTCCCTGCCATCCCGACTTTTACGGCGATTGTAAGGACAGTGTACTCACTTATGAGGTGACCGAACATCCCATTCATATCAAAGGTTTTTGGGATGCCTTGCTGGAGCTGGAGGTTGATTCGCAGTACGGCGATCTAAACGGGGGGAAGATCTTTCATCGGTTTTCCTTCGGAGGAGGACAGCACCGTGCTACCGCCGAAATAAGATTCAGTCCGTGGCACAAAGCAAAACTTGACGATGCGCTGATGCGTGTGATCAAGGATGGCCCGATTGCGGACCTGACCATCGAACGAACCTACTATCATCTGGATGTGGCCGATGCCGTTTTCTACAAGGCCTTGCGAAATCCGTTGCGGGCGGATGTTACCTATAAAATCACCAATACGGCTACCACTTTGGAGGAGCACATTAGCTTGGTGGAACTGCCTGTAAAAATTTGGTTCAAAACGGATGATGGAAGGGCCGCCCTTCAAAAAAGCGATATCAGTACCGTTTTTGAGGATATTACCAAAACGGGGCCGTTTAGCCAATACCTCTATCAACTTCAGAAGGCCGATGAGGCCGTAGCAAAAGCGAGAGCGGTATTGCATGCGCATCGAAACCTGGCCGAGGATTATTGCAACATTGGCACAGTTCCCATAGTGGATGTTGGCCTCTGTGCCGATATTGAAATGGCCGCGGATGCCGATATCGAAGCTGTGCTGGGCGAGGCGTACTATTTGATCACCGAATACCTAAATCCGGTGGTGAAGTTTTACACTTTAAGTGAGTTATTTTCCGACGGCAAGTATACCGAAGAAATCTTTCAGGGGCCAAAACTGGATCATGGCTTTATTTTGGAGGAGGAATTGGCGAATTCGGATTTAAGGACAACCATTTACACCTCCGATATCATAAACATTTTAATGGATGTCGAAGGGATCACGGCGGTAAAAAATATAGCGATTACCCGCTACGATGAAGCGGGCAATTTGGTTGAATCCCAACCCTGGGAACTCCATATCGAACCTGGTCATCAACCCCGGCTCTACATACATGCCTCCAAGGTTTTGGTTTTTAAGGATGAGCTTCCCTTCCTTCCCCATCAAGATGAACTGCATGATACACTACAATTATGGCGTGGCGTACGGCAGCAGAACAAGGTGATACAAGCCGATAATGATTTGGAAGTCCCGGAAGGGGATTTTATAGACCATAGGGGGCACTATCCTATGCAGTACCATTTGCCGGAAACCTATGGCGTTGGCGTACACGGCTTAAAAGAGCCGGCAACTGCGGCACGCAAGGCCCAGGCAAAACAATTAAAGGGCTACCTCTTAGTGTTTGAACATGTGTTGTCGGTATTTTTAAGGCAACTAGAACGGTTTAAGGACGTCCTCTCCATTAACCCGACCATTTCCAAAACGTATTTCTCAAGCTTGTTCAGCGAAGGGGAATTCAAGGGGGTATCCGATTTTTATGTCGATATCGATGACAATGGTTTTCATGACCTTTTAGAAGATCGGGGACAATTTTTGGACCGTAGAAATTGTTTCTTAGACCATCTTTTGGCACGATTTGCAGAGTCGTTTAGCGATTATGCCTTGATGCTCTACCAGGCCTATGGCTCGGAGGAAAAGGCCGAGGAGGAACTCATTTTCGATAAAATCAATTTCTTGGAAAAGTTCCCGGTGATTTCGGCCAACCGTGCCAAGGCCTTTAACTACAAAGATGAGGCCCACGTTTGTCATCCCGACAATGTCGCCGGCCTGAGCGAACGTATAAAGGTGGTACTAGGACTGAATGGTGCACATTCCTTCGTGCGGTATGAGGTCATCAAGAATACAAATGGCAAATGGAACGGTACTTGGCATCTTGAAAATGACTTGGAAGAACAGTTGCTACACGGTATCGAACTACAGGATATAGACCAGGAATACGATTTAAGAAACCAATTAAAGGATGCCGTGCATATGGCCATAGACCTACTTGCCCTAAAGACACAGCTTACCGTAGTTCCCGATGGCGGTGACTTTGCGGTAGTACTGGAGAACACCGATGGGGATATCATTGCCAGGTCCCCCGGCACCTTCGCCCTGCTCGTCGATGGAAACGACCATGTCAACCTCATCGAGACTTTTATAGATAAAATTGTTCTTAGCGAAAAAGTTTATGTCGTAGAGCACATTTTGCTCCGGCCCAGAAATGCCCCTTCCCTTCTTATGGACGGAGACCCTTTTCTCCCGATATGTATAGATAAGGATTGCAATTTATGCGGAGAGGAAGATCCCTATTCCTTTAGGATTACCGTGGTTTTAAATGGTGAACAAGGGGTGGCCAATAGCGGCATGGCCTTTAGAAGATTTGCGGAAAAAACCATACGCATGGAAACACCTGCGCATCTTGGCGTAAAAATTTGCTGGGTTTCGGAAACGCAACTCGAAGAATTTGAAACCCGTTACTGTGCATGGCTTTCCGAACTGGCGAAGGCGCTACCGGATAAGTCCGTTTTACAAGATAAACTAACAAAACTTATAGAAACATTTAAAAACTTAAAAAGTGTTTACCCCCAGGCCACCTTACATGACTGTGAAGACGGGGATGATGAAAACAGGGTTCGGTTGAATAGCACGATCATTTAAAATACAATCCTATGGCACAAGTAATTCAACAAGATCGGTATCCAAAATTTGTAGCAG
Protein-coding regions in this window:
- a CDS encoding phage tail sheath family protein; this translates as MATVFKTPGVYVEEIPKLPPSVAQVETAIPAFVGYTEKAEERGESLLMKPTRISSLLEFRELYGGDHAIDSVSIVVDENNNYAVDSVSIANTERYLLYDSLRLFFDNGGGDCYIVSVGLYGTAPVYGDENDSTNPGLRTGVKALEKFDEPTIILFPDAVNVVTGGADDGNFYSLQQMALEQCAKLQDRVGLFDLKENITEDLDEAIQNFRNNIGINNLKYGGAYTPYVVATYPREVDIAHFQDGITEISTAAVTLRDLSSDSDHLALLDDYDAAAAQVTVVSDYITEIKEANETVGGRYGDFDGAATAAPSLKEKFLIYKRSVDAAADSTEARERITGLFNFCRNTINGFQDLYEDLDSASQIYNDVNTYAKANSMWRGGACGIIKIDKNADVRVMTGLASIAAVHALYVDDGGDPISLDWLGVPAMTNITMSPKDYGDPTDLPSNVSIAKQIANDVLGEFEKLIAFADAVTAAADGYKDAVQDQLYLQHPILNSIKENITRTINTLPPSGAIAGIYAKVDNTRGVWKAPANVSLNSVSKPSVVISHEDQANINVDAVAGKSINAIRTFIGKGPLVWGARTLAGNDNEWRYISVRRFFNMVEESCKKATEPFVFEPNDANTWIKVQTMIENFLTLQWRQGALQGAKPEHAFYVAVGLGKTMSAQDILEGRMIVEIGMAVVRPAEFIILQFSHKLAES
- a CDS encoding phage tail protein, with translation METYPLTKFHFRVDWNGNKIGFTEVTGLDFQVEPIEYREGSSPEYHKIKMPGMHKFSNVTLKRGTYSGDIDFYNWMKTINLTTVERRDITISLLNEEHEPVMTWGIKNAFPIKVQASDFKADGNEIAVETLELAHEGLKIVE
- a CDS encoding phage tail protein yields the protein MAAIDHHTAGGYYPPVGFHFKVEFISVGNDNDVRFQSVGGLSMELEVENIKEGGQNLFEYKLPGRSKFSDLNLKRGLLLDSELIKWIKDALYNRDFKPANMNISLLNSDHEPLLTWQVFNAWPRKWSVSDLNATENSIMVETLEIAYTYFTVKKG
- a CDS encoding DUF5908 family protein, with the translated sequence MALNINHLKVSISVNQPKSEGGEGSSTPASEQGAKKTDPDKLSQDVIEQLLQIINNKSER
- a CDS encoding CIS tube protein, which produces MALGEVEKLEIHVYTSADYSEDSLVKSIKAMLNPETYTLDYKVEFQDGQGQGTSGSQQKFTVTNPEQFDFELLMDSTGIIDGNPRDSVEEEVNELRDLLIKYEGEIHEPRHFIIVWGGHLFKGRCTGLNINYKLFNPDGTPIRAICKASFKGSIEDRERVAKERRSSPDLTHFRLIKSGDTLPLLCYKIYGSSAYYVQVALANKLSTFRNLEPGTEIFFPPIEKNTPVA
- the vgrG gene encoding type VI secretion system tip protein VgrG: MSEVNTIPSTKPKSVSTFTILVDGNKLSDEFTIMSIVVQKEINSITKATILLQDGSAAEQGFPSSNAEELIPGKSIEIQAGYQTDEESIFKGITIKHSIKVRKNVSVLVVECRHEAIKMTTKLKNNYFHEMKDDEIADQLCRDHGLSLESEATELTHKEMVQFNCTDWDFMACRAEENGYWITTTEGTKLTFKKPDFSQAPVLSLAYGSTIKELDAEIDARHQFEALKSVSWSPAEQEAIQSEGANPEVPAAGNIAATELAATTANSELEIRHTALQESELQLWANSILQKQRLAKIRGKLKIDGIHSPSPGQLIELQNVGERFDGKVMVSGVRHHIEKGKWETFIQFGESTVAFAEKFELEQPLASGLLPAAQGLQIGIVTNLEDPDGEERVQVRLPMVHDSDEGAWMRLCSLDAGENRGWVSRPEIGDEVIVGFLNADPRFGVILGKVHSSKNTAPFAAANDNHEKGFQSREELKMVFDDEKKSISFETPGGHKFIMNDDDASITLEDSNGNTMVMDSDGITIESIKDVKVNASVDLKMETGANAEIKGGAMAKMEGSAGAELSSGGSTTVKGSMLQLN
- a CDS encoding PAAR domain-containing protein, coding for MGAPAARIGDFHVCPMVTGTVPHVGGPVSMGAATVMIAGMPAARVGDMCTCVGPPDTIAAGSATVMIEGMPAARMGDSTAHGGTIVVGAPTVLIG
- a CDS encoding GPW/gp25 family protein → MEKAKAFIGMGWSFPPDFNRETGQVEITELYDDIQKSLEILLTTRPGERVMQPKYGCHMEPLLFESLNTGAKTMIKERIRTSILFFEPRIEAKKITLDDSRQNEGVLLISLEYIVSATNSRFNFVFPYYSEEATEMNILTTNHPLAV